In a single window of the Streptomyces sp. NBC_00285 genome:
- a CDS encoding DNA polymerase Y family protein, translating into MTTRRRYIAHLHLHAALTEDRYADIIELMSGVTPHVQTVPPNAVQLDLTSALRYFELSPYDVVQLAKLRLKALYDIDSSAGLAGNRMLAAMAADASAPGDTTWIPAGQAADWLYPRPVTALPGIGRTTSEALGKYGLHTIGQVVDLPAGTLPRLLGAGPARLLAERARGHDPRPVAPSEPAAHLVADLALERDCLDPAQHHRAVLGLADQIGQRLRGERQITSRLTLTVRYADGSSTTRTRALPEPTDHSSVLVTAALGLLNALGLQRARVRAFVIRADALLPADSAYRQLSLDPGDDRARAAEAAADRARRRFGPAAIRPATLAD; encoded by the coding sequence ATGACCACACGCCGGCGGTACATCGCCCACCTCCACCTGCACGCAGCGCTGACCGAGGATCGATACGCCGATATAATCGAACTGATGTCCGGTGTCACGCCCCACGTCCAGACCGTCCCGCCCAATGCCGTCCAGCTCGATCTGACGTCGGCGCTCCGGTACTTCGAGCTGTCCCCCTATGACGTCGTCCAGCTGGCGAAGCTCCGTCTGAAGGCGCTGTACGACATCGACAGCAGCGCCGGGCTCGCAGGAAACCGCATGCTGGCGGCCATGGCGGCCGACGCGTCCGCGCCGGGAGACACCACCTGGATCCCCGCCGGGCAGGCGGCCGACTGGCTGTATCCGCGGCCGGTCACCGCGCTGCCCGGGATCGGCCGCACCACATCGGAGGCGCTCGGCAAATACGGACTGCACACCATCGGCCAGGTCGTCGACCTGCCCGCCGGAACCCTGCCGCGACTGCTCGGCGCAGGTCCCGCCCGTCTGCTGGCCGAGCGCGCCCGCGGACATGACCCCCGTCCGGTCGCGCCGTCGGAACCGGCGGCACATCTGGTCGCCGACCTGGCGTTGGAGCGGGACTGCCTCGACCCGGCGCAGCATCACCGGGCAGTTCTGGGACTCGCCGACCAGATCGGCCAACGCCTGCGCGGCGAACGCCAGATCACCAGTCGGCTCACCCTCACCGTGCGGTACGCCGACGGCAGCTCGACCACGCGCACACGCGCCCTGCCGGAGCCCACCGACCACTCGTCCGTGCTCGTGACGGCTGCCCTGGGTCTGCTGAACGCCCTCGGGCTCCAGCGGGCGAGAGTCCGCGCCTTCGTGATCCGCGCCGATGCCCTGCTGCCGGCCGACAGTGCCTACCGCCAGCTCTCCCTGGACCCCGGCGACGATCGCGCCCGCGCAGCCGAAGCCGCCGCCGACCGAGCCCGGCGACGCTTTGGGCCCGCTGCCATTCGTCCAGCGACTCTGGCCGACTGA
- a CDS encoding SDR family NAD(P)-dependent oxidoreductase, with protein sequence MQGLNTKRIVVAGGASGIGAATAERLAAEGAAVVVGDVNIDAAEATAKRITSTGATAFAVEFDLADERSVRALVDTAVSQLGGVDGLYNVAADVSAETLGRDGDLLDMDPAVWRRTLEVNLIGFALTSRAVLPLLLEQGSGAIVNTSSLAAHVGDHQRAAYQTSKAGINALTRHIASRWGKQGIRCNCVSPGIVLTESAQTMALSPEALEFTRMTLPSPRFGKPEDLAGIVAFLLSDDGEWINGQVWSVNGGAMLRE encoded by the coding sequence ATGCAGGGACTCAACACAAAGCGCATCGTCGTCGCCGGAGGGGCGTCCGGGATCGGCGCGGCCACGGCCGAGCGGCTCGCGGCCGAGGGCGCGGCGGTCGTGGTCGGTGACGTCAACATCGACGCGGCCGAGGCCACCGCCAAGCGCATCACCAGTACGGGCGCAACGGCTTTCGCCGTCGAGTTCGATCTCGCCGATGAGCGTTCGGTTCGTGCGCTCGTCGACACCGCCGTCTCCCAACTCGGAGGCGTCGACGGCCTCTACAACGTCGCCGCCGACGTCTCGGCGGAGACCTTGGGCCGTGACGGCGATCTGCTCGACATGGACCCGGCGGTATGGCGGCGCACGCTGGAAGTGAACCTGATCGGCTTCGCGCTCACCAGCCGCGCAGTCCTTCCCCTCCTGCTGGAACAGGGCAGTGGTGCCATCGTCAACACCTCCTCCCTCGCGGCGCACGTGGGCGACCATCAGCGCGCGGCGTACCAGACGAGCAAGGCGGGGATCAACGCACTCACCCGGCACATCGCCTCCCGCTGGGGCAAGCAGGGCATCCGCTGCAACTGCGTGTCTCCCGGAATCGTCCTGACCGAATCCGCGCAGACGATGGCTCTGAGCCCGGAGGCGCTGGAATTCACCCGCATGACGCTTCCCAGCCCCCGCTTCGGCAAGCCGGAAGACCTGGCCGGCATCGTGGCGTTCCTCCTGTCCGACGACGGCGAGTGGATCAACGGGCAGGTCTGGTCGGTCAACGGCGGTGCGATGCTCCGCGAGTAG
- a CDS encoding Dabb family protein, translating into MIRHLILFKLNEGVERDDPRVMKGVDALRALDGSIKEIRSCELGWNFTDRPIAYDFAANFAFDDADALHTYFEHPDHQAGVALWREIATWIIADYEF; encoded by the coding sequence ATGATCCGCCACCTGATCCTCTTCAAGCTCAACGAGGGCGTCGAGCGCGATGACCCGCGGGTCATGAAGGGTGTGGACGCCCTCCGCGCGCTCGACGGCAGCATCAAGGAGATCCGCTCCTGCGAGCTCGGCTGGAACTTCACCGACCGCCCCATCGCCTACGACTTCGCGGCCAACTTCGCGTTCGACGACGCGGACGCGCTGCACACGTACTTCGAGCACCCGGACCACCAGGCGGGCGTGGCGCTGTGGCGCGAGATCGCCACGTGGATCATCGCCGACTACGAATTCTGA
- a CDS encoding ferredoxin has product MKLTVDEPKCVGAGQCALIAPTSLITGKRETSSYC; this is encoded by the coding sequence ATGAAGCTCACCGTGGACGAACCCAAGTGCGTGGGCGCCGGGCAGTGCGCCCTGATCGCCCCGACGTCTTTGATCACCGGGAAGAGGGAGACCTCGTCGTACTGCTGA
- a CDS encoding helix-turn-helix transcriptional regulator, producing MDNRAEVSAFLKSRRAKITPEQAGMPVYGQRRVPGLRRGEVAMLAGMSVEYYTRLERGNLTGVSDSVLDALAQALRLDDTERDHLYALARAANTSAARVRRRPKKAIVRPSVLRIVEALHDQPAYVRNNRMDILAANPLARALFSEVFEVEPVNTCRFVFLDPRATRLFPDWERVARDGVGVLRVEVAKNPYDRELSNLIGELSTRSDAFRTLWGAHDVHVFTEGTKRFHHPAVGEMELVHESLDLPGEQGLSITVYSADPGTPAADALKLLASWAASQNRDAAASEADTEH from the coding sequence ATGGACAATCGGGCCGAAGTCAGCGCATTCCTCAAGTCCCGCCGCGCCAAGATCACGCCGGAGCAGGCGGGCATGCCGGTGTACGGGCAGCGGCGGGTGCCCGGGCTGCGCCGCGGTGAGGTCGCGATGCTGGCCGGGATGAGCGTCGAGTACTACACGCGCCTGGAGCGCGGCAACCTCACCGGGGTCTCCGACAGCGTCCTGGACGCCCTCGCCCAGGCGCTGCGGCTGGACGACACCGAGCGGGATCACCTCTACGCCCTGGCCCGGGCGGCCAACACCAGTGCGGCCCGGGTCCGGCGCCGCCCGAAGAAGGCCATCGTGCGGCCCAGCGTGCTGCGCATCGTCGAGGCCCTGCACGACCAGCCGGCGTACGTGCGCAACAACCGCATGGACATCTTGGCGGCCAACCCGCTCGCCCGCGCTTTGTTCAGCGAGGTGTTCGAGGTGGAGCCGGTCAACACCTGCCGGTTCGTCTTCCTCGACCCCCGCGCCACCCGGCTGTTCCCCGACTGGGAACGCGTGGCCCGCGACGGGGTCGGGGTGCTGCGGGTCGAGGTCGCCAAGAACCCCTACGACCGGGAGCTGTCGAACCTGATCGGTGAGCTGTCCACCCGTAGCGACGCCTTCCGCACCCTGTGGGGCGCGCACGACGTGCACGTCTTCACCGAGGGAACCAAGCGGTTCCACCACCCGGCGGTCGGTGAGATGGAACTGGTCCACGAAAGCCTGGACCTGCCCGGAGAACAGGGGCTGTCCATCACCGTGTACAGCGCCGACCCCGGCACCCCGGCCGCTGACGCCCTGAAGCTTCTGGCCAGCTGGGCCGCGAGCCAGAACCGGGACGCGGCCGCCTCCGAGGCCGACACCGAGCACTGA
- a CDS encoding LacI family DNA-binding transcriptional regulator, with protein sequence MQDVAKAAGVSLGTVSNVLNHPAKVSPVTAQRVREAISRLGFVRNDAARSLASGSNDSVGMVLADIENSLFIDMAHGAQEAARAAGLNLLLANTTCDMGLQNDYLDVFDEARVTGVLLAPMEDSTDGIARMRSHGRQIVLLNFSPKPGTCCSVLVNNEHVGYLAARHLIDTGRTRLAYVVAHDDYQPVRDRRRGVRAAVEEAGGRVTLEEIDSAGLTTAHGHEVGRALAGRRPDDLPDGLVVVADELANGIIHELHTVAGIGVPDRIAIIGCENNRTAGSAAVPLTAVDLPGRAMGQEAMRLLMDEVASGAQHRHATVVLEPELIVRASAPR encoded by the coding sequence ATGCAGGATGTCGCGAAGGCGGCGGGCGTCTCGCTCGGCACGGTCTCCAACGTCCTGAACCATCCGGCCAAGGTCAGCCCCGTGACGGCGCAGCGCGTGCGCGAAGCCATAAGCCGGCTGGGTTTCGTGCGCAACGACGCGGCCCGCTCACTGGCCTCGGGGTCCAACGACAGTGTCGGCATGGTGCTCGCGGACATCGAGAACTCGCTGTTCATCGACATGGCGCACGGAGCGCAGGAGGCGGCCCGCGCGGCCGGCCTCAACCTCCTGCTCGCGAACACGACGTGCGACATGGGACTCCAGAACGACTACCTGGACGTCTTCGACGAGGCCAGGGTGACCGGCGTACTGCTGGCCCCCATGGAGGACTCCACCGACGGCATCGCCCGGATGCGCTCGCACGGACGTCAGATCGTGCTCCTCAACTTCTCGCCGAAACCGGGCACTTGCTGCTCGGTGCTCGTCAACAACGAGCACGTGGGGTATCTCGCGGCCCGCCACCTCATCGACACGGGACGCACCAGGCTGGCGTACGTGGTCGCGCACGACGACTACCAGCCCGTGCGTGACCGGCGCAGAGGGGTACGCGCGGCGGTCGAGGAGGCCGGCGGACGCGTGACGCTGGAGGAGATCGACAGCGCAGGACTGACCACGGCGCACGGGCACGAGGTCGGCCGGGCTCTCGCCGGGCGCCGGCCCGACGACCTGCCGGACGGTCTCGTCGTCGTCGCCGACGAACTGGCCAACGGCATCATCCACGAGCTCCACACGGTGGCCGGCATCGGCGTGCCCGACCGGATCGCGATCATCGGGTGCGAGAACAACCGGACGGCCGGTTCCGCCGCCGTTCCCCTGACCGCGGTGGACCTGCCGGGGCGGGCGATGGGGCAGGAAGCGATGCGGCTGCTGATGGACGAGGTGGCCTCGGGCGCGCAGCACCGCCACGCCACCGTCGTGCTCGAACCGGAGCTGATCGTCCGGGCCAGCGCACCGCGCTGA
- a CDS encoding family 43 glycosylhydrolase: MTSHDAGGAYPEVRRRRVSPTLAAILAALVAVIGLVTAGQAKALSGDIRMHDPSVIKVGHCHYGFSTGFENDPLNPSGSITIRKTCARTAATGWTKVGNVWETTPSWITSKLGATPPNIWAPDIAYFNGKYHLYYAGSRWGTNYAVMGLATAKHIEGPWTDQGMVTDVNYPIDPNVEKGSHGRLYISWGSWTGSGTYMHVLDPRTGKLSTADNDLRHIAINIENPTIIHNGGYYYLFGSKGGCCNGVNSTYYTVVGRSTSITGPYLDQSGTDMASNGGTTVLTGAYPRVAAGGADAFEDGKSDFLAYHYYDGDNSGQETLDIRRVTFAGGWPVIAGPLGAANNHLLNADSGKCADVWYLSTADEASVNSGYCNSGANQQWVSTPVGHDYELVNVNSGKCLQISGASTADGAAVVQSTCTGASHQLWRRTPVIGGYVTFTNVHSGKCLEVAGASGDNGAALDQSTCASSANYQWMVV, encoded by the coding sequence ATGACCAGCCATGACGCCGGAGGCGCATACCCCGAAGTCCGTAGACGTCGTGTCTCTCCCACCCTTGCCGCGATCCTGGCCGCCCTCGTGGCAGTCATAGGGCTGGTCACCGCCGGCCAGGCGAAGGCACTCAGCGGTGACATCCGGATGCACGACCCGAGTGTCATCAAGGTGGGGCACTGTCACTACGGCTTCTCCACCGGGTTCGAGAACGACCCCCTCAATCCCAGCGGGTCCATCACCATCCGCAAGACGTGCGCCCGCACCGCGGCGACCGGCTGGACGAAGGTGGGCAACGTCTGGGAGACGACGCCGTCGTGGATCACCAGCAAGCTCGGCGCGACCCCGCCGAACATCTGGGCCCCCGACATCGCGTACTTCAACGGCAAGTACCACCTGTACTACGCCGGTTCACGATGGGGCACGAACTACGCGGTGATGGGCCTGGCCACCGCCAAGCACATCGAGGGCCCGTGGACCGACCAGGGCATGGTCACGGACGTCAACTACCCCATCGACCCCAACGTCGAGAAGGGTTCCCACGGCCGGCTGTACATCTCCTGGGGCTCCTGGACCGGCAGCGGCACGTACATGCACGTCCTGGACCCTCGCACCGGCAAGTTGTCCACCGCTGACAACGACCTCCGGCACATCGCCATCAACATCGAGAACCCGACGATCATCCACAACGGCGGCTACTACTACCTCTTCGGTTCGAAGGGCGGGTGCTGCAACGGGGTCAACAGCACCTACTACACCGTGGTCGGACGGTCCACCAGCATCACCGGCCCCTACCTGGACCAGAGCGGCACCGACATGGCTTCCAACGGCGGAACCACCGTCCTCACCGGCGCCTATCCCAGGGTGGCCGCGGGTGGCGCCGACGCCTTCGAAGACGGCAAGTCCGACTTCCTCGCCTACCACTACTACGACGGCGACAACTCCGGACAGGAGACCCTCGACATCCGTCGGGTGACCTTCGCGGGCGGCTGGCCCGTCATCGCCGGCCCACTCGGTGCCGCCAACAACCACCTGCTGAACGCCGACAGCGGCAAGTGCGCGGACGTCTGGTACCTCAGCACTGCGGACGAGGCATCGGTCAACTCCGGCTACTGCAACTCCGGCGCCAACCAGCAGTGGGTGTCGACCCCGGTGGGTCACGACTACGAACTGGTCAACGTCAACAGCGGCAAGTGCCTCCAGATCTCCGGCGCCTCCACCGCCGACGGCGCGGCGGTCGTCCAGTCGACGTGCACCGGCGCCTCGCACCAGCTGTGGCGGAGGACCCCGGTGATCGGCGGCTACGTCACCTTCACCAACGTCCACAGCGGTAAGTGCCTGGAGGTCGCCGGGGCATCCGGCGACAACGGCGCGGCCCTGGACCAGTCGACCTGCGCCTCCAGCGCGAACTACCAGTGGATGGTCGTCTGA
- a CDS encoding TetR/AcrR family transcriptional regulator: MTTSRRNAPAGDRRVRRTHAALQGALIKLVEEQDLGQISVADVAEQAGVNRTTFYDHYRDVHELAEAACTTTIDTLIESLPALDPALAAPDAEPARSLVAFFENLAEHAGLYRSLLGPQGSARVIDHIRSRICSSVHVTVRLNAGAAPDSVSTTDIPHDVPAAFTAGALLGVATDWLQRDSPRTPNEMAELTWQLLVTHHSPDARRGTT, translated from the coding sequence ATGACCACGTCCCGACGGAACGCGCCGGCAGGCGACCGCCGCGTACGGCGTACTCACGCAGCCCTGCAGGGAGCACTGATCAAGCTCGTCGAGGAGCAGGACCTGGGGCAGATCAGCGTCGCGGACGTGGCGGAACAGGCCGGGGTGAACCGCACGACCTTCTACGACCACTACCGGGATGTGCACGAACTGGCCGAGGCCGCCTGCACCACGACGATCGACACCCTCATCGAGTCCCTCCCCGCCCTCGACCCCGCGCTGGCGGCCCCGGATGCGGAACCCGCCCGATCACTCGTCGCGTTCTTCGAGAACCTCGCCGAACACGCCGGCCTCTACCGCAGCCTCCTGGGACCACAGGGCAGCGCCCGCGTCATCGACCACATCCGCAGCCGAATCTGCTCCAGCGTCCACGTCACGGTGCGCCTCAACGCCGGCGCTGCGCCGGACAGCGTCTCGACGACCGACATCCCTCACGACGTACCCGCCGCATTCACCGCCGGGGCACTCCTCGGCGTGGCCACCGACTGGCTCCAACGCGACAGCCCCCGCACACCGAACGAGATGGCCGAACTGACCTGGCAGCTCCTCGTCACCCACCACTCCCCCGACGCCCGGCGTGGCACAACATGA